Proteins found in one Arcobacter sp. F155 genomic segment:
- a CDS encoding lipopolysaccharide assembly protein LapB, producing the protein MKAQKLIEKDDYKTSKKILEELLKSDSKNDYEKSYILQTLSNIYIHEDNYKKVAKAYKQIIKYNAFEKDSIDKIKFSLSKIYLSLEKYKPSIKLSNELLNSKVLKKNDVYETLILAYYYEKKYKKSISYSKKYFSSKKEIKESWYKILYSSYVEIKDYNNAIKTMEIMVKLFSKNESYWVQLASLYQEKNRLKDSLATLELAYKNGVLKNKNNILYFINISLQNGVYKKANDLLTKAVETGLVKEDKKIFELLVSTHVNAKDIDLAIKKIKSSEYGKENKYKLILANLYYQKQEFKDSIAILDTMKTKRNTKTAGEKELLKALCFYELDDKKTSIKILKQVVKNPYQKKRARSILKSLES; encoded by the coding sequence ATGAAAGCACAGAAACTAATAGAAAAAGATGATTATAAAACATCTAAAAAGATACTAGAAGAGTTGCTAAAAAGTGATTCTAAAAATGATTATGAAAAGTCATATATTCTACAAACACTAAGTAATATTTATATTCATGAGGACAACTATAAAAAAGTTGCAAAAGCTTATAAGCAAATCATTAAATATAATGCCTTTGAAAAAGATAGTATTGATAAAATCAAGTTCTCTTTATCAAAGATTTACTTATCACTAGAAAAATACAAACCTAGTATCAAGCTTTCAAATGAGCTTTTAAATAGTAAAGTTTTAAAGAAAAATGATGTTTATGAAACACTGATTTTGGCTTATTATTATGAGAAGAAATATAAAAAAAGTATCAGCTACTCAAAGAAATATTTCTCTTCTAAAAAAGAGATAAAAGAGTCATGGTATAAAATTCTTTATTCTTCTTATGTTGAAATCAAAGATTATAACAATGCCATAAAAACTATGGAAATCATGGTTAAACTTTTTAGTAAAAATGAAAGTTATTGGGTTCAACTTGCTTCTTTATATCAAGAAAAAAATAGACTAAAAGACTCTTTAGCAACATTAGAATTAGCCTACAAAAATGGTGTATTAAAAAACAAAAACAATATTTTATATTTTATAAATATCTCTTTACAAAATGGTGTTTATAAAAAAGCAAATGACTTACTTACAAAAGCTGTAGAAACTGGATTAGTAAAAGAAGATAAAAAGATATTTGAATTACTTGTTTCAACACATGTAAATGCAAAAGATATTGACCTAGCAATCAAAAAAATCAAATCTTCTGAATATGGAAAGGAGAATAAATACAAACTTATTCTTGCAAACTTATATTATCAAAAACAAGAATTCAAAGATAGTATTGCTATTTTAGATACTATGAAAACAAAAAGAAACACTAAAACTGCTGGAGAAAAAGAGCTTTTAAAAGCCTTATGTTTTTATGAATTAGATGACAAAAAAACTTCTATCAAAATTTTAAAACAAGTAGTTAAAAACCCTTATCAAAAGAAAAGAGCAAGAAGTATTTTAAAAAGCCTTGAGAGTTAA
- a CDS encoding energy transducer TonB translates to MRILIAVSVSLVISIAMFVLMQKMTSTQSEHIKKETNPVQLTYLRDKKDTVIEKKKRVKPKEPIKKVEPKKLELKTKLNQQLNKNVKIKPLDISQNIDISSINSLSGAKINIGSNLLDANMLNALKRVNPRYPRRAKIRRQEGFVQLTFKIDSGGFVSGVQVVESNPKGVFEDEAVKAIKRWRFRPSKNDVAGSFKNATITFNFRLAR, encoded by the coding sequence ATGAGAATATTAATAGCTGTATCCGTATCTCTTGTTATCTCAATTGCGATGTTTGTGTTAATGCAAAAAATGACATCAACTCAAAGTGAGCATATAAAAAAAGAAACAAATCCCGTTCAGTTAACTTATTTAAGAGATAAAAAAGATACGGTTATTGAAAAGAAAAAAAGAGTTAAACCAAAAGAGCCTATTAAAAAAGTTGAGCCTAAAAAGCTAGAATTAAAAACAAAATTAAATCAACAACTAAATAAAAACGTAAAAATCAAGCCTTTAGATATTAGCCAAAATATTGATATCTCATCAATAAACTCTTTATCAGGAGCTAAAATAAATATTGGTTCAAATCTTTTAGATGCAAATATGTTAAATGCCCTAAAAAGAGTAAATCCAAGATATCCAAGACGAGCAAAAATAAGAAGACAAGAAGGTTTTGTACAACTAACATTTAAAATCGATTCTGGTGGTTTTGTATCAGGAGTTCAAGTTGTTGAATCAAACCCAAAAGGTGTATTTGAAGATGAAGCAGTAAAAGCAATAAAAAGATGGAGATTTAGACCTTCAAAAAATGATGTTGCAGGAAGCTTCAAAAATGCAACAATTACATTTAACTTTAGATTAGCAAGGTAG
- a CDS encoding biopolymer transporter ExbD codes for MRRFSQKNNKEETEINLTPMLDVVFIMLIFFIVTTSFVKEAGIEVNRPSAKTSQQKAEANILIAIKNNDEIWIDKRMVDIRAVRSNIERLKASNTQSSVVVQSDKDARTGVLVKVMDQVRLAGITNISISTLKN; via the coding sequence ATGAGAAGATTTTCACAAAAAAACAATAAAGAAGAGACTGAAATAAACTTAACACCAATGCTTGATGTTGTTTTTATTATGTTAATTTTCTTTATTGTTACAACCTCTTTTGTAAAAGAAGCAGGTATAGAAGTAAATAGACCAAGCGCAAAAACAAGTCAACAAAAAGCAGAAGCAAATATTTTAATAGCTATTAAAAATAATGATGAGATTTGGATTGATAAAAGAATGGTTGACATAAGAGCAGTTAGGTCAAACATAGAGAGACTAAAAGCTTCAAATACTCAAAGTAGTGTTGTAGTTCAATCAGACAAAGATGCTAGAACTGGTGTACTTGTAAAAGTCATGGACCAGGTAAGACTAGCTGGTATTACAAATATTTCTATTTCTACACTAAAGAACTAA
- a CDS encoding MotA/TolQ/ExbB proton channel family protein → MIDLYIDNFFNFFDKGGFVLYIVFAIALFLWALLIERYIYISFEYKKYAKALKQDLSQKQFNQKFKEEIKKYLIEDSNIKLKSGLSFIKTLIIVCPLVGLLGTVTGMIEVFDVMALNGTSNVKSMANGVSMATIPTMAGMVVALSGILFEKKLELSIKYHTDKLYLEISKVL, encoded by the coding sequence ATGATTGATTTATATATAGATAACTTCTTTAACTTTTTTGACAAAGGTGGTTTTGTTTTATATATCGTATTTGCAATTGCCCTATTTCTTTGGGCATTGCTTATTGAAAGATATATTTACATTAGCTTTGAATATAAAAAATATGCAAAAGCTTTAAAGCAAGATTTATCACAAAAACAATTCAATCAAAAGTTTAAAGAAGAGATAAAAAAGTATTTAATTGAAGATTCAAATATCAAACTAAAATCAGGTCTTAGTTTTATCAAGACTTTGATTATTGTTTGTCCATTAGTTGGTTTATTAGGAACTGTTACAGGAATGATTGAAGTATTTGATGTAATGGCACTAAATGGTACTAGCAATGTAAAATCAATGGCAAATGGAGTATCAATGGCAACAATTCCAACAATGGCAGGAATGGTAGTTGCACTTAGTGGAATACTATTTGAGAAAAAATTAGAGCTATCAATAAAATACCATACAGATAAATTGTATTTAGAAATATCAAAGGTTTTATAA
- a CDS encoding MotA/TolQ/ExbB proton channel family protein, translating into MIKYILATLLIINSSFALDLENLLHSVKQTSNKEIIDEKKRLKEFVENKNQQKALFLQAKKDLKLENIETKRLKKLIEANEEVLTSKEAELNVKIGDLGEMFGSVRQTSADFLTNYQRSFTASEFPQKEEIFTKFSNSKKLPTIEELTSFWHTMLDEIIQSGQVSTYQANVILQNGERNIQDVTRVGVFSAFSNGNFLKYSNDINSLIELSTQPSSAYTSNAQDFEESSNEIKSALIDPTRGTLFEMLGNNPTIMDRINQGGIVGYIIITLGVLGLLFAAYKIVFLNLIHTKIKKQQKNLENYDDSNSLGKIAGVFYKNVNDSINDLEIKIGEAILKETNHIKKGQSFVKLLAAVTPLLGLLGTVTGMIATFQAITLFGTGDPKLMAGGISTALITTVLGLVTAIPLLFAYTYISSKAEAIVSVLEEQSIGMLAKTLK; encoded by the coding sequence ATGATTAAATATATATTAGCAACACTATTAATTATAAACTCAAGTTTTGCCCTTGATTTAGAAAATTTACTACATAGTGTAAAGCAAACATCAAATAAAGAAATCATTGATGAGAAAAAAAGACTAAAAGAGTTTGTTGAAAATAAAAACCAACAAAAAGCACTTTTTCTTCAAGCAAAAAAAGATTTAAAACTAGAAAATATTGAAACAAAAAGACTTAAAAAACTTATTGAAGCAAATGAAGAAGTTCTAACTTCAAAAGAAGCCGAACTAAATGTAAAGATTGGTGATTTAGGTGAGATGTTTGGAAGTGTAAGACAAACTTCAGCAGACTTTTTAACAAACTACCAAAGAAGTTTTACAGCATCAGAGTTTCCACAAAAAGAAGAGATTTTCACAAAATTCTCAAACTCTAAAAAACTTCCTACAATCGAAGAGTTAACTTCTTTTTGGCACACAATGCTAGATGAAATCATTCAAAGTGGACAAGTATCAACTTATCAAGCAAATGTTATTTTACAAAATGGTGAAAGAAATATTCAAGATGTAACTAGAGTTGGTGTATTTTCAGCCTTCTCAAATGGTAACTTCTTAAAGTATTCAAATGATATAAACTCATTAATTGAATTATCAACACAACCATCATCAGCATATACATCAAATGCACAAGATTTTGAGGAAAGCTCAAATGAAATAAAATCTGCACTAATTGACCCAACAAGAGGAACTCTTTTTGAAATGCTTGGTAACAATCCAACAATCATGGATAGAATTAACCAAGGTGGAATTGTAGGATATATTATTATTACTCTTGGTGTTTTAGGTTTATTATTTGCAGCATATAAAATTGTGTTTTTAAATCTTATTCATACAAAAATCAAAAAACAACAAAAGAATTTAGAAAACTACGATGATTCAAACTCTTTAGGAAAAATTGCAGGAGTATTTTATAAAAATGTAAATGACTCTATCAATGACTTAGAAATCAAAATTGGTGAAGCAATTTTAAAAGAGACGAATCATATCAAAAAAGGTCAAAGCTTTGTAAAACTTCTTGCAGCTGTAACTCCATTACTTGGATTACTAGGAACTGTTACAGGGATGATTGCAACTTTCCAAGCTATTACTTTATTTGGTACAGGTGACCCAAAACTTATGGCAGGTGGAATTTCAACTGCTCTTATTACAACTGTTTTAGGTCTTGTAACAGCTATTCCATTACTTTTTGCATATACATATATCTCTTCAAAAGCTGAAGCTATTGTATCTGTATTAGAAGAGCAAAGTATAGGAATGTTAGCAAAAACACTTAAATAA
- a CDS encoding DUF3450 domain-containing protein: MNKLFNTILFSLVLSTSLFSNEIDKSLDIIEKTNNKLKNYQNKIDNLEYQREELLSKYKYTNAELKSTRVYNEQLRKILQSQKEELSNINQQIVDIENTQKNIFPLMLNMVDSLKKLVQMDTPFLLDERTTRIENIEKSLDKADIKTAEKYRIILEAFKIEYDYANSIETYQDKIDATTYDFLRLGRTALYYQSLDLKTYGYWNNETRSWVEVESSNAKANIRKGIKIAKKHQNVDFLNLPFLTSKDN, from the coding sequence ATGAATAAGTTATTTAATACTATTTTATTTTCATTAGTCTTATCAACTTCTCTATTCTCTAACGAGATAGACAAATCGCTAGATATAATAGAAAAGACAAATAACAAACTAAAAAATTATCAAAATAAAATAGATAATTTAGAGTACCAAAGAGAAGAGCTTCTTAGCAAATATAAATATACAAATGCTGAACTAAAAAGTACTAGAGTATACAATGAGCAACTAAGAAAAATCCTTCAATCACAAAAAGAAGAACTTAGCAATATCAATCAACAAATTGTAGATATTGAAAATACTCAAAAAAATATTTTCCCTCTTATGTTAAACATGGTTGATAGCTTAAAAAAACTAGTTCAAATGGACACTCCTTTCTTACTTGATGAAAGAACAACTAGAATCGAAAACATAGAAAAAAGCCTTGATAAAGCAGATATTAAAACAGCTGAAAAATATAGAATTATTTTAGAAGCCTTTAAAATTGAGTATGACTATGCAAATAGTATTGAAACATACCAAGACAAAATTGATGCTACTACATATGATTTTCTTAGACTTGGAAGAACAGCTTTATACTATCAAAGTTTAGACCTTAAAACTTATGGATACTGGAATAATGAAACTAGATCTTGGGTTGAAGTAGAAAGTTCAAATGCAAAAGCGAATATCAGAAAAGGTATCAAAATTGCTAAAAAACATCAAAATGTTGATTTCCTAAATCTTCCATTCTTAACATCAAAGGATAACTAA